One region of Sulfurisphaera ohwakuensis genomic DNA includes:
- a CDS encoding sulfurtransferase TusA family protein — MMELKLSNPITLIDIEKYYKLYCLKSIKKLDWGYEGEIELLRLLKFSCFIVKKIDRIDIFDKNGKFKIYIEFSSDKIKISGQGDKLIVNSIINRIAKNIEKYGASIVKYVGVQYSRDNKTVLFKTVPDEILDLRGYSCPVPEIKTKQKLLKMEKGKVLEVLIDNPAAIEYTLPEVARLFNCRYEIYNMGDYASFVFIKLDNTRTYTNYTEVVEEVKENEIKELIKESDFRAFLYSYFDQIVEQRKAMQLQLEDIKYQGYTVISAAPIGRGWLFTALVNGDNIIAARLDVENNSFYNEDALKRLPIEGECNIFYLKHTERTD; from the coding sequence ATGATGGAATTAAAGTTATCTAACCCAATTACACTTATAGATATAGAAAAATATTATAAATTGTATTGCTTAAAATCCATAAAAAAGTTAGATTGGGGTTATGAGGGAGAAATTGAACTATTACGCCTTCTTAAGTTTTCATGCTTTATAGTTAAGAAAATAGATAGAATTGATATTTTTGACAAAAATGGTAAATTCAAAATTTATATAGAATTCTCTAGTGATAAAATTAAAATTAGTGGTCAAGGAGATAAACTAATTGTTAACAGCATAATAAATAGAATTGCTAAAAACATAGAAAAATATGGTGCTTCAATAGTTAAATATGTTGGGGTACAGTACTCTAGGGATAATAAAACAGTTTTATTTAAGACAGTACCAGATGAAATATTAGATTTAAGAGGATATTCTTGTCCAGTACCAGAAATAAAGACTAAACAAAAGTTACTAAAGATGGAGAAAGGAAAGGTTTTAGAGGTTTTAATAGATAATCCAGCAGCTATTGAGTACACACTACCAGAGGTCGCTAGATTATTTAATTGCAGATACGAAATATACAACATGGGAGATTACGCTTCATTTGTTTTCATAAAGCTAGATAATACAAGAACATACACTAATTATACTGAAGTAGTGGAAGAAGTTAAAGAAAATGAGATAAAAGAACTAATAAAGGAGAGCGATTTCAGAGCTTTCCTTTATTCTTATTTTGATCAGATCGTTGAGCAAAGAAAAGCTATGCAATTGCAACTAGAAGACATTAAATATCAAGGTTATACAGTCATTTCAGCTGCACCTATAGGTAGGGGATGGTTGTTTACGGCATTAGTAAATGGTGATAATATAATTGCAGCAAGGTTAGATGTAGAGAATAACTCATTTTACAATGAAGATGCGTTAAAACGCCTTCCTATTGAGGGCGAGTGTAATATATTTTATTTAAAGCATACGGAACGAACCGATTAA
- a CDS encoding DsrE family protein yields MKKVAYIVESNLGSYILGNMIVPQLEEDRHYVEVVGMFFIHDNVYLLLRGNPLAERLDKLSREKGIYLQACDQCVYMRNIADKLINSARIGCFPDFYRSVIDKVDLIITI; encoded by the coding sequence ATGAAAAAAGTGGCCTACATAGTTGAGTCAAATTTAGGAAGTTATATTTTAGGTAATATGATAGTACCTCAGTTAGAGGAAGATAGGCATTACGTAGAAGTTGTAGGCATGTTCTTTATTCACGATAATGTGTATTTACTCTTGAGAGGGAATCCATTAGCTGAGAGATTAGATAAACTGAGTAGAGAAAAGGGAATCTATTTGCAAGCTTGTGATCAATGTGTATATATGCGGAATATTGCGGATAAGTTGATAAACTCTGCAAGGATTGGCTGTTTCCCAGATTTTTATAGGTCTGTTATTGATAAAGTGGATTTAATAATTACAATTTAA
- a CDS encoding YeeE/YedE family protein, translating into MPPSMILQPVYQESWALIYGLFGLSGFILGWVAQRGNYCFVNAMTSIFTTRSFERFGALLILFGLSALGCGLLVAFGIIPAVDQYYFNYFAGWYILVGSFVFGFGAALAGGCNLSMLYRAASGYVQNWIELFGMMIGTYIFAIGIWPFQQYTMEKGIFSTTLGGYVEYLPYVIFHSVSPMAVYMTTLILSLPLIILGIYLQQYTKKKWSMNFRMSTPGIMAYKPPAPISVGKEGEEKKDWKKEALDMLLLKKPYGTNLSTVILALDMIFVFIVGAGYTFNYLVITSSDGGRFFEYLLMIPGINLFLNTPWFNDSLPIVDPSTLMVVMLCIGAFAASFLSGDFKIRIPKEKKRLLIGFLGGVLVGIGVRMALGCNVGLMWTNFAQLGYDGIIFLFGMLGGVWLAVKVQERL; encoded by the coding sequence ATGCCACCAAGTATGATATTACAGCCTGTATATCAAGAGAGTTGGGCTTTAATTTATGGTCTTTTTGGTTTAAGCGGTTTTATTTTAGGATGGGTAGCACAAAGGGGAAATTATTGTTTTGTTAATGCAATGACTTCAATTTTTACAACTAGAAGTTTTGAAAGATTTGGAGCCTTACTAATTCTATTTGGACTTTCAGCATTAGGTTGTGGCTTACTTGTAGCTTTTGGAATAATCCCAGCTGTAGATCAATATTATTTTAACTATTTTGCGGGCTGGTACATTCTTGTAGGATCTTTTGTATTCGGCTTTGGAGCAGCATTAGCTGGAGGATGTAATTTATCTATGCTTTATAGAGCTGCAAGCGGTTACGTTCAAAATTGGATAGAATTATTTGGTATGATGATAGGGACTTATATCTTTGCTATTGGTATTTGGCCTTTTCAACAATACACTATGGAAAAAGGAATATTCTCAACTACATTAGGTGGTTATGTAGAGTACTTGCCCTACGTTATATTTCATTCCGTATCTCCAATGGCTGTGTACATGACTACACTCATTCTGTCTTTACCTTTAATTATTCTGGGAATTTACCTACAACAATACACTAAAAAGAAATGGAGTATGAATTTTAGAATGAGTACTCCTGGAATTATGGCATATAAGCCACCAGCTCCAATAAGTGTTGGAAAAGAGGGTGAAGAGAAAAAGGATTGGAAAAAGGAAGCTTTAGACATGCTACTGTTAAAGAAACCTTACGGTACCAATTTATCAACAGTAATTCTAGCTTTAGATATGATCTTTGTATTCATTGTGGGTGCAGGTTATACTTTCAATTACCTAGTAATAACTTCTTCTGATGGTGGTAGATTCTTTGAATACTTACTGATGATCCCCGGAATAAACTTATTCCTAAATACCCCATGGTTTAACGACTCATTACCTATAGTAGATCCTAGCACATTAATGGTTGTTATGCTATGTATAGGAGCGTTTGCAGCATCATTTTTGAGTGGTGATTTCAAAATTAGAATACCAAAAGAGAAAAAGAGGCTATTAATAGGATTTCTTGGAGGAGTACTAGTAGGTATAGGAGTAAGAATGGCATTAGGGTGTAATGTAGGATTAATGTGGACAAACTTTGCTCAACTAGGTTATGATGGGATAATCTTCTTATTTGGAATGTTAGGGGGTGTATGGCTAGCTGTAAAAGTTCAGGAGAGGTTATGA
- a CDS encoding glycosyltransferase → MLYVIIPAYNEERRISQTLSLIKQKLPNVEIIVIFEGNDKTPEIVKSFGGVVYENKTRLGKGGSIKVGLQLVNGEKALILDADQPTTEIEKVTNENADLVIGYRDLSSMPPKRRFLHHGYMFLVKLLFPSLRGFKDIQSGIKLINVSKAKEVLNELVMNDYVFDTNLVYAFVRRGYSVKEIPVSYNHKEEDSKISKNLIKMIIFMFLSLVKLRIYYSPFKRIIYTKTFLRVQNWLINKLR, encoded by the coding sequence ATGCTTTACGTCATTATTCCAGCATATAATGAAGAACGAAGAATTTCGCAAACACTTTCTTTGATAAAACAAAAACTTCCTAATGTCGAAATAATAGTAATATTTGAAGGAAATGATAAGACTCCAGAGATAGTAAAAAGCTTTGGTGGTGTGGTATACGAGAATAAGACAAGGCTGGGAAAAGGTGGGTCAATAAAAGTTGGATTACAACTTGTTAATGGAGAAAAGGCATTAATCCTTGATGCTGACCAACCAACTACAGAAATAGAAAAAGTGACTAATGAAAATGCCGATCTTGTAATTGGTTATAGAGATTTAAGCAGTATGCCACCTAAAAGAAGATTTTTACATCATGGCTATATGTTTTTAGTTAAACTCTTATTTCCTTCTTTAAGAGGATTTAAGGATATTCAATCCGGAATTAAATTAATAAATGTAAGCAAGGCTAAAGAAGTCCTTAACGAGCTAGTAATGAACGATTATGTTTTTGATACAAACTTAGTCTATGCCTTTGTTAGAAGAGGATACTCCGTAAAAGAAATACCTGTCTCGTATAACCACAAGGAGGAAGACAGTAAAATATCTAAAAATTTAATTAAAATGATAATATTTATGTTCTTATCGTTAGTTAAACTTCGCATATATTATTCGCCCTTTAAAAGAATAATATATACAAAAACATTTTTAAGAGTACAAAACTGGTTAATCAATAAGTTGAGATGA
- a CDS encoding IS200/IS605 family accessory protein TnpB-related protein — protein sequence MLKTLKRTVRLDSDYLNKWKYNVLKEIEEYQRNIVNEMINIILSEDLPTTRKKLHERFYSYYKEKYPFLPSRVIEGSYIVAGRIVKSFRERKKKGLTRKEKPEYKRVVITIPNTVNWKFNRVSVSVLTHKGWVEIPLKFTKQFIHYLYEGWRVSQELKLRLVGRRVLVWLTFEKDVEVETKEGNYVSIDVNENNITLAVFEGFKLKELRRYETGLGRIVINYSLRREEVTKGYSTKDELIKKKLRRLRERERKLDILRKSVKRVVELARDLKVKVVVGKFSSKAKERMGGNKNGKLRHRIHQWSVVKFIEMLKAQPIDVTEVSESYTSSINPFDGERLGKSKQVVEKVIKVFNPYLMTGSAHEGRGIKVIKVTARYLDGGEILLERDSIAPLNLVKKVDGRVLVFPSTSPNELRVTVYDPLRGVPVVELEIIKSKGKLRHG from the coding sequence GTGTTGAAGACGTTGAAAAGGACAGTTAGGTTAGATAGTGACTATCTGAACAAGTGGAAATACAACGTTCTTAAAGAGATTGAGGAATACCAAAGAAACATAGTTAATGAAATGATTAACATAATACTCTCAGAGGACTTACCAACTACAAGGAAGAAGTTGCACGAGAGGTTTTACAGTTATTATAAGGAAAAGTATCCCTTCTTACCTTCAAGGGTTATTGAAGGATCCTATATCGTTGCCGGTAGGATAGTTAAGAGCTTTAGGGAGAGGAAAAAGAAAGGACTAACGAGAAAGGAGAAACCAGAGTATAAGAGGGTCGTGATCACAATCCCTAACACGGTTAATTGGAAGTTTAACAGAGTGTCTGTTAGCGTTTTAACCCACAAGGGTTGGGTTGAGATCCCCCTCAAGTTCACTAAACAATTCATCCACTATTTATATGAGGGTTGGAGGGTTTCTCAAGAACTCAAGTTAAGGTTAGTGGGTAGGAGAGTCCTAGTCTGGTTAACATTTGAGAAGGACGTTGAGGTTGAAACGAAAGAAGGTAATTACGTTTCTATTGACGTTAACGAGAATAATATCACTTTAGCGGTTTTTGAGGGTTTCAAGCTCAAGGAGTTGAGGCGTTATGAGACTGGATTAGGGAGGATTGTTATTAACTACTCCTTGAGGAGGGAAGAGGTTACTAAAGGGTACTCAACTAAGGACGAGCTAATTAAGAAAAAGTTGAGGAGGTTGAGGGAGAGGGAGAGGAAGCTTGATATCTTGAGGAAGAGTGTTAAGAGGGTTGTTGAGTTGGCTAGGGATTTAAAGGTAAAGGTTGTGGTTGGTAAGTTTTCATCAAAGGCTAAGGAGAGGATGGGGGGTAACAAGAATGGTAAGCTTAGGCATAGGATTCATCAGTGGAGTGTTGTTAAATTCATTGAAATGCTTAAGGCTCAGCCAATAGATGTCACGGAGGTTTCAGAATCATATACTTCTTCCATAAACCCATTTGATGGTGAGAGGTTGGGGAAGAGTAAGCAAGTAGTGGAGAAGGTTATCAAGGTTTTTAATCCCTACCTGATGACGGGCTCTGCTCACGAGGGTAGGGGTATTAAAGTAATCAAAGTTACTGCTAGGTACTTAGATGGTGGGGAAATATTGTTAGAAAGGGATTCCATTGCACCTCTTAACCTTGTAAAGAAGGTGGATGGGAGGGTATTGGTGTTTCCCTCGACTAGTCCCAATGAGTTAAGGGTGACTGTGTATGATCCCTTAAGAGGGGTGCCCGTGGTGGAATTAGAAATAATTAAAAGTAAGGGGAAGTTACGCCACGGGTAA
- a CDS encoding sulfurtransferase TusA family protein, with product MSEDLKLRNPDQVLDVRGESCPVPEMEASKKLKKMKVGQLLEVLTDHQPAVDVTLPSLAKNLGYPYLVIKDGEVYRVRILKVK from the coding sequence ATGAGTGAAGATCTTAAATTACGAAATCCAGATCAAGTATTAGATGTAAGAGGCGAATCTTGTCCAGTGCCAGAAATGGAAGCAAGTAAAAAATTGAAGAAAATGAAAGTTGGCCAATTACTTGAAGTTCTAACTGATCACCAACCAGCAGTAGACGTAACATTACCGTCATTAGCAAAGAACTTAGGTTATCCATACTTAGTAATTAAAGATGGTGAGGTTTATCGCGTGAGAATACTTAAGGTGAAGTAA
- a CDS encoding glycosyltransferase family 4 protein: MLNQAGNLVNLKSITWNLRVRGLNLTTLLKYIRNLYTFRVFSYYAKDLDLLLGVSWTSVEELKKLKIVRQDTPSKALNPPLALDLSHYPKQKVEKENYAVFFARLIPEKGIFDLIKIWKEVKKELNNAKLVICGKFYNKKIENKFLSMKSKDMIYAGFLPIEELYNTVAKAKVFIYPTHFDSFSLVMLESLAMKTSVVAYSLPAITEIYGKLNAVRLVKEFDIKNTAKEVISIFQLKEEDYNSMFDKKYEEFISFYSSWEKVAEEEYNTLKLFLNS; encoded by the coding sequence TTGTTAAACCAAGCAGGGAATCTTGTAAATCTTAAGAGCATAACGTGGAACCTTAGGGTTAGGGGTTTAAATTTAACTACTCTATTAAAGTATATAAGAAATCTTTATACGTTTAGAGTTTTCAGCTACTATGCAAAAGATCTTGATCTTTTATTAGGGGTTTCGTGGACTTCAGTTGAAGAATTAAAGAAACTAAAAATAGTTAGACAAGATACTCCTTCAAAAGCTTTAAATCCGCCCCTAGCTTTAGATTTAAGCCATTACCCTAAGCAGAAAGTAGAGAAGGAGAATTATGCAGTCTTTTTTGCTCGACTCATACCAGAAAAGGGGATCTTTGACCTTATTAAGATATGGAAAGAAGTTAAAAAGGAACTAAATAATGCAAAACTTGTTATTTGTGGAAAATTCTACAATAAAAAGATAGAGAATAAGTTTCTCTCAATGAAGTCCAAAGATATGATTTATGCTGGTTTTCTTCCAATAGAAGAACTATATAATACTGTAGCTAAGGCGAAAGTTTTTATATATCCCACTCATTTTGACTCGTTTTCACTTGTTATGTTAGAATCCTTAGCCATGAAAACGTCGGTAGTAGCTTATAGCTTACCTGCAATAACTGAAATATATGGAAAACTAAATGCAGTAAGGTTAGTTAAAGAATTTGATATAAAGAATACGGCGAAGGAAGTTATCAGTATATTCCAGCTTAAGGAAGAAGACTATAATTCTATGTTTGATAAGAAATATGAAGAATTTATCTCTTTTTACAGTTCGTGGGAAAAAGTAGCAGAAGAAGAATATAACACTCTTAAGCTATTTCTTAACTCATAA
- a CDS encoding sulfurtransferase TusA family protein yields MELNLIGLCCSQPHLTIYSKLRKMKEGDKIKIITDDFTIVERDVIPLANFFRCKYSVVKDEDKYIIYVEK; encoded by the coding sequence ATGGAATTAAATCTTATAGGCTTATGTTGCTCACAACCACACTTAACAATTTATTCTAAGTTAAGAAAAATGAAGGAAGGAGACAAGATAAAAATAATTACAGACGACTTTACAATTGTAGAAAGAGACGTTATACCGTTAGCAAATTTTTTCAGATGCAAATATTCAGTTGTAAAAGATGAAGATAAGTACATAATCTACGTGGAAAAATAA
- a CDS encoding YncE family protein: MKKRSKLERGMSYKILLLVGIVVILLIGIGAAYIMMKSPSTTTSITTSSPSSSATVSSSSAPNNNFYLLVFTQKGIVQAINPFTQTSNFLGFQHVVNISTSVPQQVYYWDEVPAGEMFNASYIVIPVNNGSVYIINPTTLKVVETLSVGNSVGFIGVAYSPNQQYVAIADGPSGVVEIINLKNLQVVWKDTFVSPTGKTYYPCDVRWTPNGEYLIVPMRFNNTVDLISASNGSVVKMVVASLGSQPYMVSPNMQGTMVAVEYAGNDSVGFYSLPNLQYMGMVQMPSGITPQRGVFTPNGQYYLEAPANKNEVVVISTSNFQITQTISLPSINPQGLADIGITPGESYAYVVMHGSVSSGGMIVLINLQTLSVAYEVPLTTAPAFILPVSVSTATYLVDNVLLPPITGLHC; the protein is encoded by the coding sequence ATGAAGAAAAGAAGCAAACTTGAGAGGGGAATGTCATATAAAATCCTATTACTAGTGGGTATTGTAGTTATACTTCTAATAGGAATAGGAGCAGCATATATAATGATGAAAAGCCCGTCGACTACTACTTCTATCACTACTTCTTCTCCATCATCTTCGGCTACTGTCTCTTCTTCATCAGCTCCAAATAACAACTTCTATCTACTTGTATTTACTCAAAAAGGGATAGTTCAAGCAATAAATCCGTTTACTCAGACATCTAACTTTCTCGGTTTTCAGCATGTTGTAAATATTTCTACTAGTGTACCACAGCAAGTTTACTATTGGGATGAAGTTCCTGCAGGAGAGATGTTCAATGCAAGTTATATTGTTATACCAGTAAATAACGGAAGTGTTTATATCATAAATCCTACAACGTTAAAAGTTGTTGAAACATTAAGTGTTGGAAATAGTGTTGGGTTTATAGGTGTTGCCTACTCGCCGAATCAACAATATGTGGCTATTGCAGATGGTCCTTCTGGAGTAGTTGAAATAATTAATTTGAAAAATTTACAAGTAGTATGGAAAGACACTTTCGTTTCTCCTACTGGGAAAACTTATTATCCATGTGATGTGAGATGGACTCCTAATGGCGAATATCTTATAGTTCCTATGAGATTTAACAATACTGTTGATTTAATCTCAGCCTCTAATGGAAGTGTAGTTAAAATGGTAGTAGCATCTTTAGGTTCACAACCTTATATGGTATCTCCAAATATGCAAGGTACGATGGTTGCAGTTGAGTATGCTGGGAATGACTCAGTAGGATTTTATTCGCTTCCGAACTTACAATATATGGGCATGGTTCAGATGCCTTCTGGAATAACTCCACAAAGGGGAGTCTTTACTCCAAATGGTCAATATTACTTAGAAGCTCCGGCAAATAAAAATGAAGTTGTAGTAATTTCCACTTCAAATTTCCAAATTACTCAAACTATATCCTTACCTAGTATAAACCCACAAGGGCTAGCAGATATTGGAATAACTCCCGGTGAAAGCTATGCTTACGTTGTTATGCATGGTTCAGTCTCAAGTGGTGGAATGATAGTTCTAATAAACTTACAAACTCTTAGTGTAGCTTATGAGGTACCATTAACTACTGCACCAGCTTTTATTTTACCAGTTAGTGTTTCTACTGCAACATATCTGGTTGATAATGTACTATTACCACCGATAACTGGACTTCACTGCTAG
- a CDS encoding IS607 family transposase produces the protein MERYLTPSEVAEIFGMSRSGVIKWIREGKIKAIEINGRWRIPYSEVERLISGKERVKQVAIYARVSSNTQKDDLERQLNTLKEWVKKTFGEVSVTEVKDIDSGLKEDRRGLKKLIELAKRRQIDAIVVTYKDRLTRFGFEYLVELFKAYGVNVIVAFQDEPKDYMQELVEDFVEIVKSFASRIYGHKYEKVIKCVEDVEKDS, from the coding sequence GTGGAGAGGTATTTAACACCTAGCGAGGTAGCTGAAATATTTGGGATGAGTAGGAGTGGTGTTATTAAGTGGATTAGGGAAGGGAAAATAAAGGCTATTGAAATTAACGGTAGGTGGAGAATACCTTACAGTGAAGTAGAAAGATTAATAAGTGGAAAAGAAAGAGTTAAACAAGTAGCAATTTACGCTAGAGTCTCATCAAACACACAAAAGGACGACTTGGAGAGACAACTAAACACGTTGAAGGAATGGGTTAAGAAAACCTTCGGAGAAGTGAGTGTAACTGAAGTTAAGGACATTGACTCTGGGTTGAAAGAAGATAGAAGAGGATTAAAGAAACTCATAGAATTAGCCAAGAGGAGGCAAATAGATGCAATAGTAGTAACATACAAGGACAGACTAACACGTTTCGGCTTCGAATACCTCGTAGAGTTATTCAAAGCTTACGGAGTAAACGTCATCGTGGCTTTCCAAGATGAACCAAAGGATTACATGCAAGAGCTAGTAGAGGACTTTGTAGAAATCGTTAAGTCCTTTGCTTCAAGAATTTATGGCCATAAGTACGAGAAGGTGATAAAATGTGTTGAAGACGTTGAAAAGGACAGTTAG
- a CDS encoding DoxD domain-containing protein produces the protein MSQLKIEFWPNFMRLALATIWIYAGVFEKLLNPGYLNPSSTSYVGITIEVLMQGPIMRPFLENVVLPHVLLVGELVMIGEISFGILNLLGLMTRFTNTVAFYTNLIYFLSAYWVDTEEYGINLLMMIIELYLIYKGAQDFGLDALVRGKFKKIEDPKIWFIAGTVFYVGIILFLLFT, from the coding sequence ATGAGTCAATTAAAGATTGAATTTTGGCCAAATTTTATGAGATTAGCTTTAGCCACTATCTGGATTTATGCTGGTGTATTTGAGAAACTCCTTAATCCTGGTTATTTAAACCCCAGCTCTACTAGTTATGTGGGAATAACTATAGAAGTCTTAATGCAAGGCCCTATTATGAGACCATTTTTAGAAAATGTGGTATTACCTCACGTTTTATTAGTAGGGGAGCTAGTAATGATTGGAGAAATATCGTTTGGAATACTAAATCTTCTAGGTCTAATGACTAGATTTACCAACACGGTAGCATTTTATACTAACTTGATCTATTTCCTTTCAGCATATTGGGTAGATACAGAAGAATACGGGATAAACTTATTAATGATGATCATAGAACTTTACCTTATATATAAAGGTGCCCAGGATTTTGGTTTAGATGCGCTAGTAAGAGGAAAGTTTAAAAAAATAGAAGACCCAAAAATATGGTTTATTGCTGGTACTGTTTTTTACGTTGGCATAATACTTTTCTTACTTTTCACCTAA
- a CDS encoding MBL fold metallo-hydrolase gives MLVDTGTPGSGKILQNYLKDVKYVIFTHSHIDHIGGASEIRGLTNAEFCIHEKGKEYLEKGLIRKPVVHSLGLKIVFPLFSLFSRGLKPTKVDCTLKGEEEIVKGVKVLYTPGHTDDSISLYLEPINSVIVGDMLQGRGNYLTYTQIYENIEEMIKSVQKVLDLKLNFIYVSHGKSMNSNYVKI, from the coding sequence ATTTTAGTTGATACTGGTACACCGGGTAGTGGAAAAATTCTTCAAAATTACTTAAAAGATGTTAAATATGTTATATTTACACATTCTCACATAGATCATATTGGTGGGGCTAGTGAGATTAGAGGATTAACTAACGCAGAATTTTGTATCCATGAGAAAGGGAAAGAGTACTTAGAGAAAGGGCTAATAAGAAAGCCTGTTGTACACTCTCTCGGTCTAAAAATTGTTTTTCCTCTCTTCTCACTTTTCTCCAGAGGATTAAAACCAACTAAAGTTGATTGTACTCTTAAAGGTGAGGAGGAAATTGTAAAGGGAGTGAAGGTACTTTACACTCCTGGACATACTGATGATTCCATTTCTCTCTATTTAGAACCAATAAATTCAGTTATAGTAGGTGATATGTTACAAGGAAGAGGAAATTATCTAACGTATACTCAAATTTATGAAAATATAGAAGAAATGATAAAAAGTGTACAAAAAGTTTTGGATTTGAAACTAAATTTCATTTATGTTAGCCATGGCAAAAGTATGAACAGTAATTACGTTAAAATTTAG
- a CDS encoding DsrE family protein, with the protein MVDYAIMMVSGEEEKIYMGIITAIGLVSGGNKVYMFFTMDALKALTKENEKIMLNNAKPLKYYMDNLIEMGEEDVEIAACEFGMKVKGITEDQFIYKVKQSGVSEFALKANEAKGVLIF; encoded by the coding sequence ATGGTTGACTATGCTATAATGATGGTATCTGGAGAAGAGGAAAAAATATATATGGGGATTATAACTGCAATAGGCTTAGTTTCTGGAGGAAATAAAGTATATATGTTCTTTACAATGGACGCATTAAAAGCACTAACTAAGGAAAATGAGAAAATCATGCTAAATAATGCTAAGCCGTTAAAGTACTACATGGATAACCTTATTGAGATGGGAGAAGAAGATGTAGAGATTGCAGCTTGTGAATTTGGAATGAAAGTTAAGGGAATTACTGAAGACCAATTTATATATAAGGTTAAACAAAGCGGTGTTTCAGAATTTGCCTTAAAAGCTAATGAAGCCAAAGGAGTTCTTATTTTTTAA